The following proteins are co-located in the Streptomyces sp. NBC_00435 genome:
- a CDS encoding amino acid ABC transporter ATP-binding protein produces MTGTTDAVRTAAAPPAAIEVHGVHKWYGGRAVLAGVSLTVAPGTVTVILGRSGSGKSTLLRVLNHLEKPESGHVSVGGELIGVQRHGGRLKELGERAILAQRGRIGFVFQNFNLFPHLTVLDNVAAAPVATGRLPRPQAQALARELLQRVGLGDRTGAYPRQLSGGQQQRVAIARALALRPGVILFDEPTSALDPELVGEVLSVIKDLATGGTTLVIVTHEIGFAREVADEVVFLHEGRIVEQGPPGQVLDHPAHPRTREFLSKVL; encoded by the coding sequence ATGACCGGGACGACCGACGCCGTCCGCACCGCGGCCGCACCGCCCGCCGCCATCGAGGTGCACGGCGTGCACAAGTGGTACGGCGGCCGGGCGGTCCTCGCCGGAGTGAGCCTGACCGTCGCTCCCGGCACGGTCACCGTGATCCTGGGCCGCTCCGGCTCCGGCAAGTCCACCCTGCTGCGGGTGCTCAACCACCTGGAGAAGCCCGAGTCCGGCCACGTCAGCGTCGGCGGCGAGCTGATCGGCGTCCAGCGGCACGGGGGCCGGCTCAAGGAACTGGGGGAACGGGCGATCCTCGCCCAGCGCGGCCGGATCGGCTTCGTCTTCCAGAACTTCAACCTCTTCCCGCACCTGACGGTGCTGGACAACGTCGCCGCCGCCCCGGTCGCCACCGGCAGGCTGCCCCGGCCGCAGGCGCAGGCGCTGGCGCGCGAGCTGCTGCAGCGCGTCGGGCTCGGGGACCGCACCGGCGCCTACCCGCGGCAGCTGTCCGGAGGGCAGCAGCAGCGGGTGGCCATCGCCCGGGCGCTGGCCCTGCGGCCGGGGGTCATCCTCTTCGACGAACCGACCTCCGCACTCGACCCCGAACTGGTCGGCGAGGTGCTGTCCGTCATCAAGGACCTGGCCACCGGGGGCACCACCCTCGTGATCGTGACCCACGAGATCGGCTTCGCCCGCGAGGTGGCCGACGAGGTCGTCTTCCTCCACGAGGGCCGCATCGTCGAACAGGGCCCGCCCGGTCAGGTGCTGGACCATCCCGCGCACCCGCGGACCCGGGAGTTCCTCAGCAAGGTGCTCTGA
- a CDS encoding transporter substrate-binding domain-containing protein: MQRQSTLRNRLVRGLGAATAAVTLAGGLTACGGDAKATGTASDKVTVGAVANGAAQQAELSVPVVESLRAQLPKAVRERGELVIGVGALPAGFPPLAYVGTDQKTLTGAEPDLGRLVAATLGLKPVVKNSTWENLFVGIDSGKVDVAFSNVTVTEERKKKYDFASYRQDNLAFEALKENTWSFGGDYRNLAGRTVAVSKGTNQEKILLEWQKKLQSEGKDITVKYFPDANSVYLALSGKKIDLNFGPNPSVSYHITQTASGNAPTRNAGSFSGAGETLQGLIAATAKKDSGLAEPVAQAINHLVKNGQYAQLLTTWNLANEAVTTSEVNPPGLPTTNS; encoded by the coding sequence ATGCAGCGCCAGTCCACCCTGCGCAACAGACTCGTCCGCGGCCTCGGCGCGGCGACCGCCGCCGTCACCCTCGCCGGCGGGCTCACCGCCTGCGGCGGCGACGCGAAGGCCACCGGCACCGCGTCGGACAAGGTGACCGTCGGCGCCGTCGCCAACGGGGCCGCCCAGCAGGCGGAGCTGTCCGTCCCGGTCGTCGAATCCCTGCGCGCGCAGCTCCCCAAGGCCGTACGCGAACGCGGCGAGCTGGTCATCGGGGTCGGCGCCCTGCCCGCCGGATTCCCGCCCCTCGCCTACGTCGGCACCGACCAGAAGACCCTCACGGGCGCGGAGCCCGACCTCGGCCGCCTCGTCGCCGCGACCCTGGGGCTCAAGCCCGTGGTGAAGAACTCCACTTGGGAGAACCTCTTCGTCGGCATCGACAGCGGCAAGGTCGACGTGGCCTTCTCCAACGTCACGGTCACCGAGGAGCGCAAGAAGAAGTACGACTTCGCGTCCTACCGGCAGGACAACCTGGCCTTCGAGGCGCTGAAGGAGAACACCTGGAGCTTCGGCGGCGACTACCGCAACCTCGCGGGCCGGACGGTGGCGGTCAGCAAGGGCACCAACCAGGAGAAGATCCTCCTGGAGTGGCAGAAGAAGCTCCAGTCCGAGGGCAAGGACATCACGGTCAAGTACTTCCCGGACGCCAACAGCGTCTACCTGGCGCTGAGCGGCAAGAAGATCGACCTGAACTTCGGCCCGAACCCCTCGGTCTCGTACCACATCACCCAGACGGCGAGCGGCAACGCCCCGACGCGGAACGCCGGTTCGTTCTCCGGTGCCGGTGAGACCCTCCAGGGGCTGATCGCCGCGACGGCGAAGAAGGACAGCGGGCTGGCCGAGCCCGTGGCGCAGGCCATCAACCACCTGGTCAAGAACGGCCAGTACGCGCAGCTCCTCACCACCTGGAACCTCGCCAACGAGGCCGTGACCACCTCGGAGGTCAACCCGCCCGGGCTGCCCACCACCAACTCCTGA
- a CDS encoding GNAT family N-acetyltransferase, giving the protein MTTVTPTPVTPHVLDNPAWASLSGAHAAFAERAGGRAAPYAARYAPDVAPFSAIADPADPRSWEALRSLTGPGGVVSLAGVLTPPDGWESAGSIEGVQLVDTSLRAEPAPGAVRLGPADVPEMLDLIALTRPGPFLPRTVELGTYLGIRRGGRLVAMAGERLRPPGWTEISAVCTHPDHRGGGLATLLVRAVAAGIRERGDVPFLHTAASNTRAVRLYESIGFTVRRRPSFMALRAPGANEGGRS; this is encoded by the coding sequence ATGACTACCGTCACCCCCACCCCGGTGACCCCGCACGTCCTCGACAACCCGGCCTGGGCCTCGCTGTCCGGCGCGCACGCGGCCTTCGCCGAGCGGGCCGGCGGCCGGGCCGCCCCGTACGCCGCCCGCTACGCACCGGACGTCGCACCGTTCTCCGCGATCGCCGATCCGGCGGACCCGCGGTCCTGGGAGGCGCTGCGCTCCCTGACCGGCCCGGGTGGGGTCGTCTCCCTCGCCGGGGTGCTGACCCCGCCCGACGGCTGGGAGAGCGCCGGCTCGATCGAGGGGGTCCAGCTGGTCGACACCTCGCTGCGCGCCGAACCCGCTCCCGGTGCGGTGCGTCTCGGACCGGCCGACGTGCCGGAGATGCTGGACCTGATCGCGCTGACGAGGCCGGGCCCGTTCCTGCCGCGCACCGTCGAACTGGGCACCTACCTCGGCATCCGGCGCGGGGGCCGGCTGGTGGCGATGGCCGGGGAGCGGCTTCGCCCACCCGGCTGGACGGAGATCAGCGCGGTGTGCACCCATCCCGACCACCGCGGCGGCGGCCTTGCCACCCTGCTGGTGCGGGCCGTGGCCGCGGGCATCCGGGAGCGGGGGGACGTGCCGTTCCTGCACACGGCCGCGAGCAACACGCGTGCGGTCCGGCTCTACGAGTCGATCGGCTTCACCGTGCGCCGCAGGCCTTCCTTCATGGCCCTGCGGGCGCCGGGCGCCAACGAGGGGGGCCGGTCGTGA
- a CDS encoding LLM class flavin-dependent oxidoreductase, whose translation MKFLAITLITDTTDPATGVPTPTRERFRQVVSAALLAEELGFDGFGVGERHERPFLSSSPPVVLGHIAALTRRIRLYTAVTTLSLLDPVRAYEDYATLDHLSDGRLELMIGKGNGTAQRELFDVSPEDQWERNSEGYELFRRIWREEKVTARPRFRPALAGAEVLPRPYQRDLRVWHGSATSRESVDLAARYGDPLFSANVTHPIGPYAELIRHYRERWEHYGHDPAHAVVGAGTAGFHTAPTSQGAVAAYRPAFGRYLALHEAQGLEPVFPTLEDFVERSSALIGSPQQVIEKVHRYHEEFGHTVLHLQAEPGGLTDADHRASLELFQSQVAPVLRRSVPDPVFPAPADR comes from the coding sequence GTGAAGTTCCTGGCCATCACCCTGATCACGGACACCACGGACCCGGCGACGGGGGTCCCGACGCCCACGCGCGAGCGGTTCCGGCAGGTCGTCTCGGCCGCGCTGCTGGCGGAGGAGCTCGGCTTCGACGGTTTCGGCGTGGGCGAGCGCCACGAGCGGCCGTTCCTGTCGTCCTCGCCGCCCGTGGTGCTCGGCCACATCGCCGCCCTGACCCGCCGCATCCGGCTGTACACGGCCGTGACCACCCTGAGCCTGCTCGACCCGGTGCGGGCGTACGAGGACTACGCGACGCTCGACCACCTGAGCGACGGCCGGCTGGAGCTGATGATCGGCAAGGGGAACGGTACGGCCCAGCGCGAGCTGTTCGACGTGAGCCCCGAGGACCAGTGGGAGCGCAACTCCGAGGGATACGAGCTCTTCCGGCGGATCTGGCGGGAGGAGAAGGTGACGGCGCGGCCGCGCTTCCGGCCCGCGCTGGCCGGCGCCGAGGTGCTGCCCCGGCCGTACCAGCGCGATCTGCGGGTCTGGCACGGGAGTGCCACGAGCCGGGAGTCCGTCGATCTGGCGGCGCGCTACGGCGACCCGCTCTTCTCGGCGAACGTGACCCACCCGATCGGTCCGTACGCCGAGCTGATCCGCCACTACCGCGAACGCTGGGAGCACTACGGGCACGATCCGGCGCACGCGGTCGTGGGAGCGGGCACGGCGGGCTTCCACACCGCGCCCACCTCGCAGGGGGCGGTGGCCGCGTACCGGCCGGCGTTCGGGCGCTACCTCGCCCTCCACGAGGCGCAGGGACTGGAGCCGGTCTTCCCGACCCTGGAGGATTTCGTCGAGCGGAGTTCGGCCCTGATCGGCAGCCCGCAGCAGGTGATCGAGAAGGTGCACCGCTACCACGAGGAGTTCGGCCACACGGTCCTGCACCTCCAGGCCGAGCCCGGCGGGCTCACCGACGCCGACCACCGGGCTTCCCTCGAGCTGTTCCAGTCGCAGGTCGCACCGGTACTGCGCCGCTCCGTCCCGGATCCCGTCTTCCCCGCTCCGGCCGACCGGTGA
- a CDS encoding molybdopterin-dependent oxidoreductase — protein sequence MPYSHNPRVPAAVAASVLTGLLLAGCGQSADAKGGAGAPSAPAPSPAPTASPAPALAPGEVRVAGQVDKPYTLKLADLRVLPQTSVSVEFTSTKGQQKHTYQGVLLHEVLKNAQPRFDESKKNGQLRGIVAATGGGDYRAVLAWAELDPAFAKSQVLLAVSEDGVPFEDASGPRLVVPQDTKGGRYVSELNQLWVGVVDPVVDGERH from the coding sequence ATGCCGTACAGCCACAATCCACGCGTACCGGCCGCCGTCGCCGCTTCCGTCCTCACGGGTCTGCTGCTGGCCGGGTGCGGACAGTCCGCCGACGCCAAGGGCGGCGCGGGCGCCCCCTCGGCCCCGGCGCCCTCGCCCGCCCCCACCGCCTCCCCGGCCCCCGCGCTGGCGCCGGGTGAGGTCCGTGTGGCGGGGCAGGTCGACAAGCCGTACACCCTGAAACTGGCCGACCTCCGCGTGCTGCCGCAGACCTCCGTCTCCGTCGAGTTCACCAGCACCAAGGGCCAGCAGAAGCACACGTACCAGGGTGTCCTCCTGCACGAGGTGCTCAAGAACGCGCAGCCCCGCTTCGACGAGTCGAAGAAGAACGGACAGCTGCGGGGCATCGTCGCCGCCACGGGTGGCGGCGACTACCGCGCCGTCCTCGCCTGGGCCGAGCTCGACCCTGCCTTCGCCAAGTCCCAGGTGCTCCTGGCGGTTTCCGAGGACGGCGTCCCCTTCGAGGACGCGTCGGGGCCGCGCCTGGTGGTGCCGCAGGACACCAAGGGCGGCCGCTACGTCTCCGAACTGAACCAGCTGTGGGTCGGTGTCGTCGATCCGGTGGTCGACGGTGAACGGCACTGA